One stretch of Deinococcus sp. LM3 DNA includes these proteins:
- a CDS encoding ATP-grasp domain-containing protein has product MSKSEISWVVLVHASDNILKTALSEELNVILLRKQNQWTSYGLTQAQVCLTVDDALENLDGLAAVLNQYPIGAVLSFMESGVLLAAALRERCGLPGTPLEAVQRLKDKALMRAHLHDRGCHHLSVAAHEVTHLSALQAHRAALQGRVIVKPVTGTGSVHIYALDPGDDVPAPLINALGQGIRFLAEPFLQGLEFSVEALTINGKHHIVAVTEKVVNEHFVEVGHCIPPRRMSPDALQGIAAAVREFLTAIGLVTGPSHTEVMWHEGRVTIIESHDRVGGDKITALVTQATGVDLIRMGLRLAAGRTVDPPPELQCLGAACVIFLTPPPGRVLSISLVPLPPELPILERRAFVHPGDVLTQVRSSKDRSGLVVASGPTPEEAFHHAQLGARSIQFSMAVDHSAHPHPVPTSRST; this is encoded by the coding sequence ATGAGCAAATCAGAGATCAGCTGGGTGGTGCTCGTGCATGCCAGCGACAACATTTTGAAGACTGCTTTGAGTGAAGAGCTCAATGTCATTCTTCTGCGGAAGCAAAACCAGTGGACGTCGTATGGCCTGACTCAAGCCCAGGTTTGTTTAACGGTTGACGATGCGCTGGAGAATCTGGATGGTCTAGCGGCCGTGCTCAACCAATACCCTATCGGTGCGGTTCTCTCGTTTATGGAGTCAGGTGTGCTCTTGGCCGCTGCTCTGCGGGAGAGGTGTGGGCTTCCGGGCACACCTCTGGAGGCAGTACAACGTCTTAAAGATAAGGCGCTGATGCGGGCACATCTCCATGACAGGGGGTGCCACCATCTGTCGGTCGCTGCCCATGAGGTGACGCATCTGTCTGCTTTGCAGGCTCACCGCGCTGCCCTTCAGGGCCGGGTGATCGTTAAACCTGTCACGGGCACTGGGAGTGTCCACATCTACGCGCTGGATCCGGGCGACGACGTTCCTGCGCCGCTCATCAATGCGCTGGGCCAAGGCATCCGCTTTCTGGCAGAACCTTTTCTCCAGGGCTTGGAATTCAGTGTAGAGGCCCTCACGATCAACGGCAAACACCACATTGTTGCCGTGACCGAAAAGGTGGTGAACGAGCACTTTGTCGAAGTGGGCCACTGCATTCCGCCGCGGCGCATGTCGCCGGACGCGCTGCAGGGCATTGCCGCTGCGGTCCGTGAGTTTCTGACCGCTATAGGCCTGGTGACTGGGCCAAGTCACACTGAAGTGATGTGGCATGAAGGCCGCGTCACCATCATCGAATCGCACGACCGCGTTGGTGGTGACAAGATCACGGCGCTGGTCACCCAGGCCACGGGTGTTGACCTTATCCGGATGGGGCTGCGTCTGGCGGCTGGGCGGACTGTTGATCCTCCGCCTGAGCTCCAGTGTCTTGGTGCCGCGTGCGTCATCTTCCTGACGCCACCTCCAGGCCGGGTGCTCAGCATTTCATTGGTGCCTCTCCCCCCAGAGCTGCCGATTCTGGAACGGCGGGCGTTCGTACATCCAGGTGACGTCCTCACTCAGGTCAGAAGTTCAAAAGATCGCAGTGGTCTGGTGGTCGCCAGTGGCCCGACCCCAGAGGAGGCGTTTCACCACGCTCAACTGGGGGCTCGAAGCATTCAGTTTTCTATGGCAGTCGATCACTCGGCACACCCCCACCCTGTGCCCACATCACGTTCAACCTGA
- a CDS encoding ATP-grasp domain-containing protein — MTPPSVLLLHNRSIDLLMDNGLLCLPPAEFAVHLITTDREGAARHAHQFASIAAFDYFDEDVIRALSAYLITTYGITSVVGTTEKVVLWAALLRAQFGLPGASPDVIERMRDKVRMKERLTLTAVRTPAYTRVHALQDIVDFQAQFGRIVLKPTAGVGSMGLQILDTPAQVLALDKGHFSDGAWQVEEFIDGHMLHCDFIALAGQIQFCSVSQYVTPPGRYQDDYFGGSFIVTDAGLQERVRQIAQEIVQAFEFETGVCHLELFHTPRDELVFCEIAARPGGGGIEWPVQHLYGINLFSEHVRVSCVAPDTMTYPRLPLRAGTAGYVGLLARPGFEVTNIQSFSGHPNIKRESLRIAVGSRLGGPRHCTDYMAHFFVTAEDRSEFQEIVTHLCRGAVSLRPFSGPEVLNV, encoded by the coding sequence ATGACACCCCCTTCTGTCCTGTTGCTCCATAACCGCTCAATTGACCTGCTGATGGACAACGGTTTGTTGTGCCTTCCGCCCGCAGAGTTCGCGGTCCATCTCATCACCACAGATCGCGAGGGGGCAGCGCGTCACGCCCATCAGTTTGCTTCGATTGCGGCCTTCGACTATTTCGATGAAGACGTCATTCGCGCATTGTCCGCCTACCTCATCACGACCTACGGGATCACCAGTGTGGTTGGCACCACGGAGAAGGTGGTTTTATGGGCTGCGCTGCTGCGTGCCCAGTTTGGATTGCCTGGGGCCTCGCCGGACGTTATCGAAAGAATGCGGGATAAGGTGCGCATGAAAGAACGGCTGACGCTCACAGCTGTTCGCACGCCGGCCTACACCCGGGTGCATGCCTTGCAGGACATCGTGGACTTTCAAGCCCAGTTTGGCCGCATCGTCCTGAAGCCCACAGCGGGTGTTGGGAGCATGGGGCTGCAGATCCTCGATACCCCAGCACAGGTCCTCGCCCTGGATAAAGGGCATTTCTCTGATGGTGCGTGGCAGGTCGAAGAATTTATTGACGGTCATATGTTGCATTGCGACTTTATTGCTTTGGCGGGGCAGATCCAGTTCTGTTCTGTCAGTCAATACGTCACCCCACCAGGTCGGTACCAGGACGATTACTTTGGAGGCAGCTTTATTGTCACTGATGCGGGTCTCCAGGAGCGGGTGCGGCAGATCGCCCAGGAGATCGTTCAGGCCTTCGAGTTCGAAACGGGCGTCTGTCACTTGGAACTGTTTCATACGCCACGCGATGAACTGGTGTTCTGTGAAATTGCCGCACGTCCTGGCGGCGGCGGGATTGAATGGCCTGTTCAGCATCTGTACGGCATCAATTTGTTCAGCGAGCATGTTCGGGTCAGTTGTGTGGCGCCTGACACCATGACTTATCCTCGGCTGCCCCTTCGCGCTGGAACAGCAGGTTACGTCGGCCTGCTGGCGCGGCCAGGGTTTGAAGTGACGAACATCCAATCCTTCTCGGGGCACCCGAATATCAAGCGTGAATCCCTGCGCATTGCGGTCGGTTCCCGCCTGGGGGGCCCCCGGCACTGCACGGATTACATGGCACATTTTTTTGTGACTGCAGAGGACAGGTCCGAGTTCCAGGAGATCGTGACGCACCTCTGCCGTGGCGCAGTGTCACTGAGGCCCTTCAGCGGGCCAGAGGTCTTGAACGTGTAG